A stretch of Miscanthus floridulus cultivar M001 chromosome 13, ASM1932011v1, whole genome shotgun sequence DNA encodes these proteins:
- the LOC136499080 gene encoding uncharacterized protein — translation MLAARTPACVVAGGQRGRCVGGSERRRGHPPCRQFTQALESLWSRSPRIPPPAPPAAEAKPSRQPPLLENAAFEEYYKVQQIVRKEEWDAFMNVLRKPLPATFRINACCQFYKDICSKLENEFRRSLESEVSNEHGEDAITSLPWYPCNLAWHLNFSRKELRKNQALESFHEFLKHESEVGNITRQEAVSMVPPLFLNVQPDHHILDMCAAPGSKTFQLLEMIHQSKEPGLLPGALVIANDLNVRRCDLLIHNTKRMCTANLIVTNHEAENFPYCSLAKDSLKSYKDPCKLQRLEFDRILCDVPCSGDGTIRKGHDMWRKWNSGMGNQLHLLQVNIAMRGIALLKVGGRMVYSTCSMNPVENEAVTAELLRRSGNSIELLDVSSELPELVRRPGLSTWKVQDRESWFQSHDEVPHNRKNVVLPSMFPASNSTEESHTVCGDVEVNIDNMNSFSRNINIEETEKVNHDMDGVSISSNKILDCASNIVSSKFPLHRCMRIVPHDQNSGAFFIAVLHKLSPLNGSHIKGTKIQHTLGTDRIMQFQKEPEPETRPYETILTLQQHNVSEVDTEMLGRRQNLRTDSQTSKDKNSTEVEMGFSDVESTQAESGDRMELQKQSRWKGVDPVLFLNDEAVIKSIISFFGIKESFPLEGHLVTRSTDNARRIYYISKSVKEILELNAEVGGQLKMASLGVKMFERHRSKDACPCAYRLSYEGLSLLLPYISKRILYASPPDFHRLLQYRSINFVHFLDTRFGEQAASLMPGCCVVVLLEGHKHVDSISKDPSTIAIVCWRGKGTMNVMVSPSDRKDLLESLCRGR, via the exons ATGTTAGCCGCGAGGACCCCCGCCTGCGTCGTCGCCGGCGGCCAGCGGGGGCGATGCGTCGGGGGCAGCGAAAGGAGGCGCGGTCACCCGCCGTGCCGCCAGTTCACGCAGGCGCTCGAGAGCCTCTGGAGTCGCAGTCCCCGGATCCCTCCTCCTGCCCCTCCCGCTGCCGAGGCCAAACCCTCGCGGCAGCCGCCACTACTGGAGAACGCTGCCTTCGAAGAGTACTATAAG GTTCAGCAAATTGTCCGCAAGGAGGAGTGGGATGCCTTCATGAATGTCCTGCGGAAACCGTTGCCAGCGACCTTTCGGATCAATGCCTG TTGCCAGTTTTATAAAGATATCTGCTCAAAGTTGGAAAATGAATTTAGGCGATCTTTGGAGAGTGAG GTCAGTAATGAGCATGGAGAAGATGCTATAACTTCCTTGCCTTGGTATCCATGCAATCTTGCATGGCATCTGAATTTCTCTCGGAAGGAATTGAGGAAAAATCAGGCACTCGAAAG TTTTCATGAGTTTCTAAAGCATGAGAGTGAGGTTGGTAACATAACTAGGCAAGAGGCTGTTAGCATG GTTCCGCCACTGTTTCTGAATGTACAACCAGATCACCATATTCTTGATA TGTGTGCTGCTCCGGGATCTAAAACTTTTCAGTTACTTGAGATGATTCACCAATCAAAAGAACCAGGGCTACTTCCAGGAGCATTG GTGATAGCCAATGATCTCAATGTGCGAAGATGTGACCTCCTTATCCATAATACAAAGAGAATGTGCACCGCCAACCTAATAGTAACAAACCATGAAGCAGAAAACTTCCCCTATTGTTCTCTTGCAAAGGATTCTTTAAAATCATATAAAGATCCCTGCAAACTACAAAGGTTAGAATTCGACCGCATACTTTGTGATGTTCCCTGTAGTGGTGATGGGACTATTCGCAAGGGTCATGACATGTGGAGAAAGTG GAACTCAGGCATGGGTAACCAACTTCATCTTCTGCAAGTAAATATTGCAATGCGTG GTATTGCATTACTTAAAGTGGGTGGAAGGATGGTCTATTCGACTTGTTCAATGAATCCTGTTGAAAATGAAGCTGTCACAGCTGAG CTCCTTCGAAGAAGTGGAAACTCTATTGAACTCCTTGATGTTTCTAGTGAGCTACCTGAATTGGTCCGGCGTCCTGGGCTTAGCACTTGGAAG GTACAAGACCGAGAATCTTGGTTTCAGAGTCACGATGAAGTTCCACACAATAGGAAGAATGTAGTATTGCCAAGCATGTTTCCTGCAAGTAATAGCACTGAGGAAAGCCATACTGTGTGTGGTGATGTTGAAGTGAACATAGATAATATGAACAGCTTCTCAAGAAATATCAACATTGAAGAAACGGAAAAAGTTAATCATGATATGGATGGAGTTTCTATCAGTTCCAATAAAATTTTGGATTGCGCTTCAAACATTGTGAGTTCAAAATTTCCACTGCATCGGTGCATGAGGATTGTTCCTCATGACCAAAACAGTGGGGCATTTTTCATCGCAGTTCTTCATAAATTGTCTCCCTTGAATG GCAGTCATATAAAGGGCACAAAAATTCAGCACACACTTGGAACAGACAGGATTATGCAGTTTCAGAAAGAACCTGAGCCAGAAACAAGACCCTATGAAACTATTTTGACACTCCAACAGCACAACGTTTCTGAAGTTGATACTGAAATGCTGGGTAGGCGACAGAATTTAAGAACAGACAGCCAAACTTCAAAGGATAAGAACTCAACCGAGGTTGAAATGGGTTTCAGTGATGTAGAAAGCACTCAAGCAGAGTCAGGAGATAGAATGGAGTTGCAAAAGCAAAGCAGGTGGAAAGGGGTTGATCCTGTCTTATTTTTGAATGATGAAGCGGTGATAAAGAGTATAATATCCTTCTTTGGCATCAAGGAATCATTCCCACTCGAAGGTCATCTGGTGACTAGAAGTACTGATAACGCAAGGAGAATATATTACATATCAAAATCAGTTAAAGAGATTTTGGAGCTGAATGCAGAAGTTGGTGGGCAGCTCAAGATGGCTTCACTTGGTGTTaaaatgttt GAAAGGCATAGATCAAAGGATGCCTGTCCATGTGCATATAGGTTGTCTTATGAGGGATTATCGCTACTGCTTCCATACATCAGCAAGAGGATACTATATGCATCCCCACCTGACTTCCACCGCCTTTTACAGTACCGAAGCATAAACTTCGTTCATTTTCTCGACACCAGATTTGGGGAGCAAGCTGCATCCTTGATGCCTGGTTGCTGTGTTGTAGTGTTACTCGAAG GGCATAAGCATGTAGATTCCATTTCTAAGGATCCCTCCACAATTGCCATTGTTTGCTGGAGAGGGAAGGGGACTATGAACGTTATGGTTTCTCCCTCGGATAGGAAGGATCTTCTTGAAAGCCTGTGTAGAGGAAGATGA
- the LOC136500828 gene encoding wall-associated receptor kinase 2-like: protein MQDRRQQQQQMLVATPTLIAVVLVVSAWPPSISAAAAPPPTPTPYGGNASCQRRCGDLEIPYPFGIGRGCYHYTGEGDITFELTCRRTAGGGYQAFSGESIEVIDINVRLAQARVRNDIQTWCYNRTSRSMVGDTSRWGPDLSDSQFRVSDEGSRFVVVGCNSLAYVQSVNTGTVYMTGCMATCPDAGTLVNGSCDGMGCCQAAIPRGINTYAVEFDDRFNTSAVMGFSPCTYAVLMEAAAFDFRITYVTTGDFMTSTGGKVPVLLDWVVGRETCREAKRNATAYMCVSDDSECVDSRNGGGYLCNCSTSYQGNPYIPAGCQDINECEEDPNKYPCSVPGTCTNTPGSFICSCPDKTTGNAYNGTCEAKKSQLGVRVAVGVSAGLVMLVVTMSCAYMIRQKRSLAAVKQRYFKQHGGLLLFEEMKSKQGLSFTLFTEEELEEATGGFDERNVLGKGGSGTVYKGSLRDGRAVAIKKCKLVSERQEKEFGKEMLILSQVNHRNVVRLHGCCLEVEVPILVYEFVPNGTLYHLIHGDRRHGGSRVSFATRLKIAHEAAEALAYLHSWASPPIIHGDVKSPNILIDESYAAKVSDFGASTLAPTDEAQFVTFVQGTYGYLDPEYMQTSKLTSKSDVYSFGVVLLELLTCRKAMNLQALDDEEINLSAQFLHAMGEKRLDEILDEQIKGEQSMELIEQVAELAKQCLEMASEKRPSMREVAEDLRKLSQHPWGSQEETCDEEELKALLVGSPGTGTSSEIELSISTNAYVSMTDSAYLGIRSPR from the exons ATGCAGGAtcggaggcagcagcagcagcagatgcttgTCGCCACACCCACACTGATCGCCGTCGTGCTGGTCGTCTCGGCATGGCCGCCATCGATATCGGCGGCGGCCGCGCCACCACCAACACCAACACCATACGGCGGGAACGCCTCCTGCCAGCGGCGGTGCGGCGACCTGGAGATCCCGTACCCGTTCGGCATCGGGCGCGGCTGCTACCACTACACGGGCGAGGGCGACATCACCTTCGAACTCACCTGCAGGCGCACCGCCGGCGGCGGCTACCAGGCCTTCAGCGGCGAGTCCATCGAGGTCATCGACATCAACGTGCGCCTCGCCCAGGCGCGCGTCCGCAACGACATCCAGACCTGGTGCTACAACCGCACGTCGCGGTCCATGGTGGGCGACACGAGCCGCTGGGGCCCGGACCTCTCCGACTCTCAGTTCCGGGTCTCCGACGAGGGCAGCCGCTTCGTCGTCGTGGGCTGCAACTCTCTGGCGTACGTGCAGTCCGTCAACACCGGCACCGTCTACATGACGGGATGCATGGCGACGTGCCCGGACGCCGGGACGCTGGTGAACGGCTCCTGTGACGGCATGGGCTGCTGCCAGGCGGCCATCCCCCGTGGTATCAACACCTACGCGGTGGAGTTCGACGACCGTTTCAACACCTCCGCCGTCATGGGCTTCAGCCCCTGCACCTACGCCGTGCTCATGGAGGCCGCCGCGTTCGACTTCCGGATCACCTACGTCACCACCGGGGACTTCATGACGTCCACCGGCGGCAAGGTGCCGGTGCTGCTGGACTGGGTAGTCGGTAGGGAGACGTGCCGGGAGGCGAAGCGGAACGCCACGGCGTACATGTGTGTCAGCGACGACAGCGAGTGCGTCGACTCCAGGAACGGCGGCGGCTACCTCTGCAACTGCTCCACAAGTTACCAAGGAAACCCCTACATCCCTGCCGGCTGCCAAG ACATTAACGAGTGCGAGGAGGATCCTAACAAGTACCCTTGCTCTGTTCCTGGAACCTGCACCAACACTCCCGGAAGCTTCATCTGTTCTTGCCCCGACAAGACGACAGGCAACGCTTACAATGGCACATGCGAGGCAAAGAAATCTCAGCTCGGAGTGCGCGTCGCAGTTGGCGTTAGCGCAGGCTTGGTCATGCTAGTGGTCACCATGTCCTGCGCCTACATGATCCGCCAGAAGCGGAGCCTCGCCGCCGTGAAGCAGAGGTACTTCAAGCAGCACGGCGGCCTCCTGCTGTTCGAGGAGATGAAGTCGAAGCAAGGCCTGTCTTTCACGCTGTTCACCGAAGAGGAGCTGGAGGAGGCGACCGGCGGTTTCGACGAGCGCAACGTGCTGGGCAAGGGAGGCAGCGGCACCGTCTACAAGGGGTCTCTCAGGGACGGCAGGGCCGTTGCAATCAAGAAGTGCAAGCTGGTGagcgagaggcaggagaaggagTTCGGGAAGGAGATGCTCATCCTGTCCCAGGTCAACCACCGGAACGTCGTCAGGCTCCACGGCTGCTGCCTCGAGGTGGAGGTCCCCATTCTCGTCTACGAGTTCGTCCCCAACGGCACGCTCTACCACCTcatccatggcgaccgccgccacgGCGGCTCACGCGTCTCCTTCGCGACGCGCCTCAAGATCGCGCACGAGGCCGCCGAGGCGCTCGCCTACCTCCACTCCTGGGCCTCGCCGCCGATCATCCACGGCGACGTCAAGTCGCCCAACATACTCATCGACGAGAGCTACGCCGCCAAGGTGTCCGACTTCGGGGCCTCGACGCTGGCGCCCACGGACGAGGCGCAGTTCGTCACGTTCGTGCAGGGCACCTACGGCTACCTGGACCCGGAGTACATGCAGACCTCCAAGCTGACGAGCAAgagcgacgtgtacagcttcggcgtcGTGCTCCTGGAGCTGCTCACGTGCAGGAAGGCCATGAACCTCCAGGCGCTCGACGACGAGGAGATCAACCTCTCGGCTCAATTCCTCCACGCCATGGGTGAGAAGAGGCTCGATGAGATACTGGACGAACAGATAAAAGGCGAGCAGAGCATGGAGCTGATCGAGCAGGTGGCGGAGCTGGCGAAGCAGTGCCTGGAGATGGCGAGCGAGAAGAGGCCCTCCATGCGGGAGGTTGCGGAAGATCTTAGGAAGCTGTCGCAGCATCCCTGGGGGAGCCAAGAAGAGACTTGTGATGAGGAGGAGCTCAAGGCCTTGCTTGTCGGATCACCAGGGACAGGGACGTCCTCTGAAATAGAACTTAGTATTAGTACTAATGCGTATGTTAGCATGACAGATTCAGCCTATTTAGGGATTCGATCTCCACGATGA